A window from Streptomyces subrutilus encodes these proteins:
- a CDS encoding HelD family protein: MREDAESLDIRDVTANWVNAAVLQAQIDDRIKSLADLAHTPLFFGRLDYLHAPGAELAEGADGEQFYIGRRHVHDAGGDPMVIDWRAPVSQPFYRASRRDPQDVALRRRFGYTGGELTAYEDEHLTDPAEAGAVSRLLQREIERPRVGPMRDIVATIQPEQDEIVRSGLSGSVCVQGGPGTGKTAVGLHRVAYLLYAHRDRLARTGTLVIGPNRSFLHYIEQVLPALGELEVKQATVEDLVARDGLAVRGTDPAPTAVVKGDARMARVLRSALDAHVTEPAEPLMVVRGSRRWRVPAYELAEMTAELRARDIRYGAARDALPQRIAHAVLVRMEQAGEAPDDRVQDAVARTPAVKAAVKEIWPPVDPARLVLRLLSDPEFLALHADGVLTGDEQRLLLWPKPYRSVKSAQWSAADLVLIDEAADLVERTPSLGHVVLDEAQDLSPMQYRAVGRRCTTGSATVLGDLAQGTTPWATRSWDEALTHLGKPQALLEELTAGFRVPREVIAYASRLLPSISPGLAPVSSVREAPGSLEVTRVAEPTGLTEAAVDACRAALAHEGSIGLIAADARIPALGEALLAADLPYLSPGEETTALSRLTLVPASLAKGLEYDYVVLDEPAAIVAGEPDERTGLRRLYVCLTRAVSGLRALHAQPLPEALGGA; this comes from the coding sequence ATGCGCGAGGACGCCGAGTCCCTCGACATCCGCGACGTCACCGCGAACTGGGTCAACGCCGCCGTCCTCCAGGCCCAGATCGACGACCGCATCAAGTCCCTCGCCGACCTCGCGCACACCCCCCTGTTCTTCGGGCGGCTGGACTACCTGCACGCACCCGGCGCGGAGCTGGCCGAGGGCGCGGACGGCGAGCAGTTCTACATCGGCCGCCGGCACGTCCACGACGCCGGCGGCGACCCGATGGTCATCGACTGGCGCGCACCCGTCTCCCAGCCGTTCTACCGGGCCTCCCGGCGCGACCCCCAGGACGTCGCGCTGCGCCGCCGCTTCGGCTACACCGGCGGCGAGCTCACGGCGTACGAGGACGAGCACCTGACCGACCCCGCCGAGGCGGGCGCCGTCAGCCGGCTGCTCCAGCGGGAGATCGAGCGGCCGCGCGTGGGCCCGATGCGCGACATCGTCGCGACGATCCAGCCCGAGCAGGACGAGATCGTCCGCTCCGGCCTGTCCGGCTCGGTGTGCGTGCAGGGCGGCCCCGGCACCGGGAAGACGGCCGTCGGCCTGCACCGCGTCGCCTACCTGCTCTACGCCCACCGCGACCGCCTCGCCCGCACGGGCACGCTCGTCATCGGCCCGAACCGCTCCTTCCTGCACTACATCGAGCAGGTCCTGCCGGCCCTGGGCGAGCTGGAGGTCAAGCAGGCCACCGTCGAGGACCTGGTGGCCCGGGACGGCCTGGCGGTGCGCGGCACCGACCCGGCGCCGACCGCCGTGGTCAAGGGCGACGCGCGGATGGCACGGGTGCTGCGCTCGGCCCTCGACGCGCACGTCACGGAGCCCGCCGAGCCGCTGATGGTGGTGCGCGGCTCGCGCCGCTGGCGGGTCCCGGCGTACGAACTGGCCGAGATGACCGCGGAACTGCGCGCACGCGACATCCGCTACGGCGCGGCCCGCGACGCGCTGCCGCAGCGGATCGCGCACGCGGTGCTCGTCCGGATGGAACAGGCGGGCGAGGCGCCCGACGACCGCGTGCAGGACGCGGTGGCGCGCACTCCCGCGGTCAAGGCCGCCGTGAAGGAGATCTGGCCGCCGGTCGACCCGGCCAGGCTGGTCCTGCGGCTGCTGTCCGACCCGGAGTTCCTGGCCCTGCACGCGGACGGGGTGCTGACCGGCGACGAACAGCGGCTCCTGCTGTGGCCCAAGCCGTACCGGAGCGTGAAGTCGGCGCAGTGGTCGGCGGCGGACCTGGTCCTGATCGACGAGGCGGCCGACCTGGTGGAGCGGACCCCGTCGCTGGGCCACGTCGTCCTCGACGAGGCCCAGGACCTGTCGCCGATGCAGTACCGGGCGGTGGGCCGGCGCTGCACCACGGGCTCGGCGACGGTCCTCGGCGACCTCGCCCAGGGCACCACGCCGTGGGCCACGCGCAGCTGGGACGAGGCCCTGACCCACCTGGGCAAGCCGCAGGCGCTGCTGGAGGAGCTGACGGCGGGCTTCCGCGTGCCGCGCGAGGTGATCGCGTACGCCTCCCGCCTGCTGCCGTCGATCTCCCCGGGCCTGGCGCCGGTCTCCTCGGTCCGCGAGGCCCCCGGTTCGCTGGAGGTCACCCGGGTCGCCGAGCCCACCGGGCTGACGGAGGCCGCCGTCGACGCCTGCCGGGCGGCGCTCGCCCACGAGGGCTCGATCGGGCTGATCGCGGCGGACGCCCGGATCCCCGCCCTCGGCGAGGCACTGCTGGCGGCGGACCTGCCGTACCTGTCGCCGGGCGAGGAGACGACGGCGCTGTCCCGGCTGACGCTGGTCCCGGCGTCGCTCGCGAAGGGCCTGGAGTACGACTACGTGGTGCTGGACGAACCGGCCGCGATCGTCGCCGGCGAGCCGGACGAACGGACCGGCCTGCGCCGCCTGTACGTGTGCCTGACCCGCGCCGTGTCGGGCCTGCGCGCCCTGCACGCGCAGCCGCTGCCGGAGGCGCTCGGCGGGGCCTGA
- a CDS encoding glycosyltransferase 87 family protein: MTRSPLPSRLPSPLVGALVTGSLLALGVLCVALRVPMADALVRGFTAAEWRPPAAYPPFAAILFTPAAWLPAGALKAVVVLGTAGLFALLVWLSCRLAGLRARRGPVLAATIAGLWLETLFHDPLPGLVNLALTCLVLWDLGRPGAALGKGFGLGVAAGIALTPAALVPYLLLTRRVRAGLTALAAFVGTALLGRLVLPEASDEFWTRHLPAAGRELLPGWPQLWVWVVPLLAVLTAALRTPAADPGALRPAVAADVPVPEPRRPAEVSGPVPRAGRGPGARASAGRVSRSSAARRRP; encoded by the coding sequence GTGACCCGGAGTCCCCTTCCCAGCCGTCTGCCGTCGCCCCTCGTCGGCGCGCTGGTCACCGGCTCGCTGCTCGCGCTCGGCGTCCTGTGCGTCGCCCTGCGCGTCCCCATGGCCGACGCCCTGGTCCGCGGCTTCACCGCCGCCGAGTGGCGTCCGCCGGCCGCGTACCCGCCGTTCGCGGCGATCCTCTTCACCCCCGCCGCCTGGCTGCCCGCCGGAGCCCTGAAGGCCGTCGTCGTCCTGGGCACCGCCGGCCTGTTCGCCCTGCTGGTGTGGCTCTCCTGCCGGCTCGCCGGACTGCGGGCGCGCCGGGGGCCCGTGCTGGCCGCGACCATCGCCGGGCTGTGGCTGGAGACCCTCTTCCACGACCCGCTGCCCGGCCTGGTCAACCTGGCCCTGACCTGCCTCGTCCTGTGGGACCTCGGCCGGCCCGGGGCCGCCCTCGGCAAGGGCTTCGGGCTGGGCGTCGCCGCCGGGATCGCCCTGACCCCGGCGGCCCTCGTCCCGTACCTGCTGCTGACCCGCCGCGTCCGGGCCGGGCTGACGGCGCTGGCCGCCTTCGTCGGCACCGCCCTGCTGGGGCGCCTGGTCCTCCCCGAGGCCTCCGACGAGTTCTGGACCCGGCACCTGCCCGCCGCCGGCCGCGAGCTGCTGCCGGGCTGGCCGCAGCTGTGGGTGTGGGTCGTGCCGCTGCTCGCGGTGCTGACCGCGGCGCTCCGTACGCCCGCCGCCGACCCGGGGGCGCTGCGGCCCGCCGTCGCGGCCGACGTGCCCGTCCCCGAGCCGCGGCGCCCCGCCGAGGTGTCCGGTCCGGTCCCGCGGGCGGGCCGGGGGCCGGGGGCGAGGGCGTCGGCCGGGCGCGTCAGTCGGTCGTCAGCAGCTCGTCGGCGTCCATGA
- a CDS encoding DNA repair helicase XPB gives MNGPLIVQSDKTLLLEVDHELAGAARRAIAPFAELERAPEHIHTYRITPLGLWNARAAGHDAEQVVDALVEFSRYPVPHALLVDVAETMARYGRLTLSKHPVHGLVLTSTDRPVLEEILRSKKVAPLVGARLDPDTVAVHPSERGQIKQTLLKLGWPAEDLAGYVDGEAHPIDLAEDGWALRPYQQQAVEGFWHGGSGVVVLPCGAGKTLVGAGAMAMAKATTLILVTNTVSARQWKHELVKRTSLTEEEIGEYSGTRKEIRPVTIATYQVLTTKRKGVYPHLELFDSRDWGLIVYDEVHLLPAPVFKFTADLQARRRLGLTATLVREDGRESDVFSLIGPKRFDAPWKEIEAQGYIAPADCVEVRVNLTETERLAYATAETEEKYRFCATTATKRKVTEALVAKHKGEQTLVIGQYIDQLDELGEHLDAPVIKGETSNAQREKLFNAFREGEISVLVVSKVANFSIDLPEATVAIQVSGTFGSRQEEAQRLGRVLRPKADGHEARFYSVVARDTIDQDFAAHRQRFLAEQGYAYRIMDADELLTTD, from the coding sequence GTGAATGGTCCACTTATCGTCCAAAGCGACAAAACCCTCCTGCTGGAGGTCGACCACGAGCTCGCCGGTGCCGCGCGGCGGGCCATCGCTCCCTTCGCCGAGCTGGAGCGGGCACCCGAGCACATCCACACCTACCGGATCACCCCGCTGGGCCTGTGGAACGCCCGCGCCGCCGGGCACGACGCCGAGCAGGTCGTCGACGCCCTCGTCGAGTTCTCCCGCTACCCCGTCCCGCACGCGCTGCTCGTCGACGTCGCCGAGACCATGGCCCGCTACGGCCGCCTCACCCTCTCCAAGCACCCCGTGCACGGCCTGGTCCTGACCAGCACCGACCGGCCCGTGCTGGAGGAGATCCTGCGGTCCAAGAAGGTCGCCCCGCTCGTCGGGGCCCGGCTCGACCCCGACACCGTGGCCGTGCACCCCTCCGAGCGCGGGCAGATCAAGCAGACGCTGCTCAAGCTGGGCTGGCCCGCCGAGGACCTCGCCGGGTACGTGGACGGCGAGGCCCACCCGATCGACCTGGCCGAGGACGGCTGGGCCCTGCGCCCGTACCAGCAGCAGGCCGTCGAGGGCTTCTGGCACGGCGGCTCCGGCGTGGTGGTGCTCCCCTGCGGCGCCGGCAAGACGCTGGTGGGCGCGGGTGCCATGGCGATGGCCAAGGCGACCACGCTGATCCTGGTCACGAACACCGTCTCGGCCCGCCAGTGGAAGCACGAGCTGGTCAAGCGGACCTCGCTGACGGAGGAGGAGATCGGCGAGTACTCCGGCACCCGCAAGGAGATCCGGCCCGTCACGATCGCCACGTACCAGGTCCTCACCACCAAGCGGAAGGGCGTCTATCCGCACCTGGAGCTGTTCGACTCCCGCGACTGGGGGCTGATCGTCTACGACGAGGTGCACCTGCTGCCCGCGCCCGTCTTCAAGTTCACCGCCGACCTCCAGGCGCGGCGCCGGCTCGGCCTGACCGCGACGCTGGTGCGCGAGGACGGCCGCGAGTCGGACGTGTTCTCGCTCATCGGGCCCAAGCGGTTCGACGCGCCGTGGAAGGAGATCGAGGCGCAGGGCTACATCGCGCCCGCCGACTGCGTCGAGGTCCGCGTCAACCTGACGGAGACGGAGCGGCTCGCGTACGCGACCGCCGAGACCGAGGAGAAGTACCGCTTCTGCGCGACGACCGCGACGAAGCGCAAGGTCACCGAGGCCCTGGTGGCCAAGCACAAGGGCGAGCAGACCCTGGTCATCGGCCAGTACATCGACCAGCTCGACGAGCTCGGCGAGCACCTGGACGCGCCCGTCATCAAGGGCGAGACCTCCAACGCCCAGCGCGAGAAGCTCTTCAACGCCTTCCGCGAGGGCGAGATCAGCGTGCTCGTCGTGTCGAAGGTCGCGAACTTCTCCATCGACCTGCCCGAGGCCACGGTCGCCATCCAGGTGTCCGGCACCTTCGGCTCCCGCCAGGAGGAGGCCCAGCGCCTGGGCCGCGTGCTGCGCCCGAAGGCGGACGGCCACGAGGCGCGGTTCTACTCGGTCGTCGCGCGCGACACCATCGACCAGGACTTCGCCGCGCACCGCCAGCGCTTCCTCGCCGAACAGGGCTACGCCTACCGGATCATGGACGCCGACGAGCTGCTGACGACCGACTGA
- a CDS encoding helicase C-terminal domain-containing protein, giving the protein MGTGRLTGRRDQEATVPEQSTAAGRAAGSSAGSTGAGSPRSLAEALRSRDDAGLRALLRARPDLLSPVPGDVTQLATRAGTRASVVRALERLDRFALQTAEALAVAPDPCPYPVLESLLTGETGESGHDNGARAALPRALATLREQALVWGEDDRLRLVRTARELLAPSAQRPSPTGLGPTVAEATAGMSPTRVQEIVAAAGLPATHDPVSAVAALTGLFTDPRRMSALLDEAPAEAHQVLGRLVWGPPYGEVTPNPTAPVRWLRDRGLLLPASARTVVLPREVALHLRGGLAHRDTAPVAPAVPAHREHRPPLVDANAAGQALAALATVEELVKSWEHAGPPVLRAGGLSVRDLKRAAALLDTGESQAAFWIELAYAAGLLAGDGEADERYAPTPAFDDWRELPPAERWSVLAAAWLPATRTAGLAGEQDAKGRTLSVLGPELDRSAAPEVRRRVLELLAELPEGASPDPDALLDRLAWERPVRGTSDLRARLAHGVLTEAEVLGVTGRGALSGPGRALLERRDPAPLLAPLLPEPVDHVLLQADLTAVAPGPLRRPLGDTLAVLADVESKGGATVYRFTPGSVRRALDAGHTAVDLHAFLKEHSRTPVPQPLAYLIDDVARRHGHLRVGAASSYVRCDDDSVLGEILADKRSAGMGLRRLAPTVLAAQAEPGALLDGLRAMGYAPAAESRTGDVVVARADARRAPARSAPVPVPDGPPVPDATLLGAAVRAVRAGERAATAVRKEPAEPTGAPGELPRTSAAETLATVQAAALTGSAVWIGYVNADGAASQRVIAPVRVEGGFVTGYDHTADEVRTYALHRITGVAELADDHL; this is encoded by the coding sequence ATGGGGACCGGCCGACTGACCGGCCGACGCGACCAGGAGGCGACTGTGCCCGAGCAAAGCACCGCGGCGGGACGCGCTGCCGGCAGCTCCGCGGGGAGCACCGGCGCCGGGTCCCCGCGCTCTCTCGCCGAGGCACTGCGCTCCCGCGACGACGCCGGACTCCGGGCGCTGTTGCGCGCCCGGCCCGACCTGCTCAGCCCGGTGCCGGGGGACGTGACCCAGCTCGCCACCCGGGCCGGCACCCGGGCCTCGGTGGTGCGGGCGCTGGAGCGCCTCGACCGGTTCGCGCTGCAGACCGCCGAGGCCCTCGCGGTGGCCCCGGACCCCTGCCCGTACCCGGTGCTGGAGTCTCTGCTGACCGGCGAGACCGGCGAGAGCGGGCACGACAACGGCGCCCGCGCCGCGCTCCCCCGGGCCCTGGCCACCCTGCGCGAGCAGGCACTGGTGTGGGGCGAGGACGACCGGCTGCGGCTGGTGCGCACCGCCCGCGAGCTGCTGGCGCCCTCGGCACAGCGGCCCTCCCCGACCGGCCTGGGGCCGACCGTCGCGGAGGCCACCGCGGGGATGTCCCCGACCCGCGTCCAGGAGATCGTGGCCGCCGCCGGACTGCCCGCCACCCACGACCCGGTGTCCGCGGTGGCGGCGCTGACCGGGCTGTTCACCGACCCGCGGCGGATGTCCGCGCTGCTCGACGAGGCCCCGGCCGAGGCCCACCAGGTCCTGGGGCGGCTCGTGTGGGGCCCGCCGTACGGGGAGGTCACCCCGAACCCGACCGCGCCGGTGCGCTGGCTGCGCGACCGGGGGCTGCTGCTGCCCGCGTCGGCCCGCACGGTCGTGCTGCCGCGCGAGGTGGCGCTGCACCTGCGCGGGGGGCTGGCGCACCGGGACACCGCGCCGGTGGCGCCCGCGGTGCCCGCGCACCGCGAGCACCGCCCCCCGCTCGTGGACGCGAACGCCGCCGGGCAGGCGCTGGCCGCGCTGGCCACCGTCGAGGAGCTGGTGAAGTCCTGGGAGCACGCGGGGCCGCCGGTGCTGCGGGCCGGCGGGCTGTCCGTACGGGACCTGAAGCGGGCCGCGGCCCTGCTGGACACCGGCGAGTCCCAGGCGGCGTTCTGGATCGAGCTGGCGTACGCGGCCGGGCTGCTGGCCGGCGACGGCGAGGCCGACGAGCGGTACGCGCCGACCCCCGCCTTCGACGACTGGCGCGAACTGCCCCCAGCGGAGCGCTGGTCGGTGCTGGCCGCGGCCTGGCTGCCCGCCACCCGCACGGCCGGGCTGGCCGGCGAACAGGACGCCAAGGGCCGCACCCTGTCCGTGCTCGGACCCGAACTCGACCGCTCGGCCGCACCCGAGGTGCGCCGGCGCGTCCTGGAGCTCCTCGCGGAGCTGCCCGAGGGGGCCTCCCCCGATCCGGACGCCCTGCTGGACCGGCTGGCCTGGGAGCGGCCCGTGCGCGGGACGAGCGACCTGCGCGCCCGCCTCGCGCACGGGGTGCTGACCGAGGCAGAGGTGCTCGGCGTGACCGGCCGCGGCGCGCTGTCCGGGCCCGGCCGGGCGCTGCTGGAGCGCCGGGACCCGGCGCCGCTGCTGGCCCCGCTGCTGCCGGAGCCGGTGGACCACGTCCTGCTCCAGGCGGACCTGACGGCCGTGGCCCCCGGCCCGCTGCGCCGGCCGCTCGGGGACACCCTGGCGGTGCTCGCGGACGTGGAGTCCAAGGGCGGGGCGACCGTGTACCGGTTCACGCCCGGGTCGGTGCGGCGCGCCCTGGACGCCGGGCACACCGCCGTCGACCTGCACGCCTTCCTCAAGGAGCACAGCCGCACCCCGGTCCCGCAGCCGCTGGCGTACCTGATCGACGACGTGGCCCGGCGGCACGGGCACCTGCGGGTCGGAGCGGCCTCCTCGTACGTGCGGTGCGACGACGACTCGGTGCTGGGCGAGATCCTGGCCGACAAGCGCTCGGCCGGGATGGGGTTGCGCCGCCTCGCCCCCACCGTGCTGGCCGCGCAGGCCGAACCGGGCGCGCTGCTCGACGGGTTGCGGGCGATGGGCTACGCGCCGGCCGCCGAGTCCCGGACCGGCGACGTGGTGGTGGCCCGGGCCGACGCCCGCCGCGCGCCGGCCCGTTCGGCGCCCGTGCCGGTGCCGGACGGGCCACCGGTCCCGGACGCGACGCTGCTGGGCGCGGCCGTACGGGCCGTACGCGCGGGCGAGCGGGCGGCGACGGCGGTCCGCAAGGAGCCCGCCGAGCCGACGGGCGCCCCCGGCGAACTCCCGCGCACCAGCGCGGCGGAGACCCTGGCCACGGTGCAGGCCGCGGCCCTGACCGGGTCGGCGGTGTGGATCGGCTACGTGAACGCGGACGGCGCGGCCAGCCAGCGGGTCATCGCCCCGGTCCGGGTGGAGGGCGGCTTCGTCACGGGCTACGACCACACGGCGGACGAGGTCCGCACGTACGCCCTGCACCGGATCACGGGCGTGGCGGAACTGGCCGACGACCACCTCTGA
- a CDS encoding ABC transporter ATP-binding protein, whose product MTPESRLSASRLTLAYEDRVVVEELDLAVPDGRVTVIVGPNACGKSTTLRALGRLLKPRSGAVLLDGAALSSLPTRRVAQAVGLLPQSPVAPEAITVADLVARGRQPHQRWWQQWSEADEAAVVDAMARTSVADLADRPVDALSGGQRQRVWIAMALAQDTELLLLDEPTTFLDIAHQVEVLDLVRQLNRERGRTVVAVLHDLNQAARYADHLVAMKAGRVVAEGPPASVVTADLVREVFGLDSVVIPDPVTGSPLVVPSAPWSAGRAAGGPAVASAPRHGRRERQTR is encoded by the coding sequence ATGACCCCCGAGAGCCGGCTCTCCGCGAGCCGCCTGACGCTCGCCTACGAGGACCGCGTGGTCGTCGAGGAGCTCGACCTGGCCGTCCCCGACGGCCGGGTCACGGTGATCGTCGGCCCGAACGCCTGCGGCAAGTCGACGACCCTGCGCGCCCTGGGACGGCTGCTGAAGCCGCGCTCCGGCGCCGTGCTGCTGGACGGCGCGGCGCTGTCCTCGCTGCCCACCCGGCGCGTCGCACAGGCCGTCGGGCTGCTCCCGCAGTCCCCGGTGGCGCCCGAGGCGATCACGGTCGCCGACCTGGTGGCGCGGGGCCGGCAGCCGCACCAGCGCTGGTGGCAGCAGTGGTCGGAGGCGGACGAGGCGGCCGTCGTCGACGCGATGGCCCGCACCTCGGTGGCGGACCTGGCGGACCGTCCGGTGGACGCGCTGTCGGGCGGGCAGCGGCAGCGCGTCTGGATCGCGATGGCCCTGGCCCAGGACACCGAACTGCTGCTGCTGGACGAGCCGACCACCTTCCTGGACATCGCCCACCAGGTGGAGGTCCTGGACCTGGTGCGGCAGCTGAACCGGGAGCGGGGCCGCACGGTGGTCGCGGTCCTGCACGACCTGAACCAGGCCGCCCGCTACGCCGACCACCTGGTCGCCATGAAGGCGGGCCGCGTGGTCGCCGAGGGGCCGCCGGCGTCGGTGGTCACCGCCGACCTGGTCCGGGAGGTCTTCGGCCTCGACTCGGTCGTCATCCCGGACCCGGTGACGGGCTCCCCGCTGGTCGTCCCGTCGGCCCCGTGGTCCGCCGGCCGCGCCGCGGGCGGGCCCGCGGTGGCGTCCGCCCCGCGTCACGGGCGGCGGGAGCGCCAGACCAGGTAG
- a CDS encoding FecCD family ABC transporter permease has product MSASPLSPPSPPAARAVPPGYRPVRAGRASFLLHRRAALTAAGLAVLLAVVCVAYLSLGESAVAPGEVVKVLLGRPSPDAFVVGTLRLPRMTVGLLVGTAFGIAGALIQTVARNPLASPDIIGISQGAGAVTVAALTFGVTSYAVLPYLSVLGGVAAAALVYVFAWRGGLHAARFVLIGIGFAIALRSVTTLLMTKGDYLVAQQAQIWMTGSLNGRGWDVGAPLAWVLLLLLPAVLWAARAQRGVCLDDDTATALGVRLGRVRLGLIALGVVLASVATGAAGPVDFVALLAPQIARRLTRTAQIPLLCSALAGALIVVAGDLLARRLLSPTELPVGVLTAAVGAPYLIWLIVRSRTGGKA; this is encoded by the coding sequence GTGAGCGCCTCCCCCCTCTCCCCGCCGTCGCCCCCCGCCGCCCGCGCCGTCCCGCCCGGGTACCGCCCGGTCCGCGCCGGCCGTGCCTCCTTCCTGCTGCACCGCCGGGCGGCCCTCACCGCGGCCGGGCTCGCGGTGCTGCTCGCCGTCGTCTGCGTGGCGTACCTGTCGCTCGGCGAGTCCGCCGTCGCCCCCGGCGAGGTGGTGAAGGTGCTGCTCGGGCGGCCCTCCCCGGACGCGTTCGTCGTCGGCACGCTGCGGCTGCCCCGGATGACGGTCGGCCTGCTCGTCGGGACCGCCTTCGGGATCGCCGGCGCCCTCATCCAGACCGTCGCCCGCAACCCGCTGGCCTCCCCCGACATCATCGGCATCAGCCAGGGCGCGGGCGCCGTCACGGTGGCCGCGCTGACCTTCGGCGTGACCTCGTACGCCGTCCTGCCGTACCTGTCGGTGCTCGGCGGGGTCGCCGCCGCCGCCCTCGTCTACGTCTTCGCCTGGCGCGGCGGCCTGCACGCCGCCCGGTTCGTGCTGATCGGCATCGGCTTCGCCATCGCCCTGCGGTCGGTGACCACCCTGCTCATGACCAAGGGCGACTACCTCGTCGCCCAGCAGGCGCAGATCTGGATGACGGGCTCCCTCAACGGCCGCGGCTGGGACGTCGGCGCACCGCTGGCCTGGGTGCTGCTGCTCCTGCTCCCGGCCGTGCTGTGGGCGGCCCGCGCGCAGCGCGGCGTCTGCCTCGACGACGACACCGCGACCGCGCTCGGGGTGCGCCTGGGCCGGGTCCGGCTCGGGCTGATCGCGCTGGGCGTGGTGCTGGCGTCGGTGGCCACCGGCGCGGCCGGGCCGGTGGACTTCGTGGCGCTGCTGGCCCCGCAGATCGCCCGGCGCCTCACCCGGACCGCGCAGATCCCGCTGCTGTGCTCGGCCCTGGCCGGCGCCCTGATCGTGGTGGCCGGCGACCTCCTCGCGCGCCGGCTGCTGTCCCCGACCGAGCTCCCGGTGGGCGTGCTGACCGCCGCCGTGGGGGCCCCGTACCTGATCTGGCTGATCGTGCGCAGCCGTACCGGAGGCAAGGCATGA
- a CDS encoding FecCD family ABC transporter permease, with product MSAPALRRTLTTRRIGWTAAASAALVAAVVLSLAVGARPVPPSEVWGALFGGATGPDADVVRTLRVPRTLIALMVGAALALAGTALQGITRNPIADPGILGISQGAGVAVVCAIAFAGVHTLSGYVWFAFAGAAVASVAVYAIAAAGRGGATPVKLALGGAAINALLVSVTMAVLTTKASTLDEFRFWQVGSVAGRDAQVVHQIWPFLLAGVVLVVCVARGLDALALGEDVAKGLGRNVAAVRIVGGLGATVLTGAGVAAAGPIAFIGLAVPHIARAVVGSDHRWMLPMAALIGPVLLLVADVLGRVVVPPGEVPAGVMTALIGVPFLVALVRRKAVAA from the coding sequence ATGTCTGCCCCCGCCCTCCGGCGCACCCTGACGACCCGTCGCATCGGGTGGACGGCAGCCGCCTCCGCCGCGCTCGTGGCCGCCGTGGTGCTCTCCCTCGCGGTCGGTGCGCGGCCCGTGCCCCCCTCCGAGGTGTGGGGCGCCCTGTTCGGCGGGGCGACCGGCCCCGACGCCGACGTGGTCCGCACCCTGCGCGTCCCCCGCACCCTCATAGCCCTGATGGTCGGCGCCGCCCTGGCCCTCGCCGGGACGGCCCTGCAGGGCATCACCCGCAATCCGATCGCCGACCCCGGCATCCTGGGCATCAGCCAGGGCGCCGGGGTCGCGGTCGTCTGCGCCATCGCCTTCGCCGGCGTGCACACGCTGAGCGGCTACGTGTGGTTCGCCTTCGCGGGCGCCGCCGTCGCCTCGGTCGCCGTGTACGCGATCGCCGCGGCCGGGCGCGGGGGCGCGACCCCGGTGAAGCTGGCCCTGGGCGGGGCCGCGATCAACGCCCTGCTGGTCTCCGTCACCATGGCCGTCCTGACCACGAAGGCCTCCACGCTCGACGAGTTCCGCTTCTGGCAGGTCGGCTCGGTCGCTGGACGCGACGCCCAGGTGGTCCACCAGATCTGGCCGTTCCTGCTGGCCGGGGTGGTGCTGGTGGTCTGCGTGGCCCGCGGCCTGGACGCCCTGGCGCTCGGCGAGGACGTCGCCAAGGGGCTCGGGCGCAACGTGGCGGCCGTGCGGATCGTCGGGGGCCTCGGCGCCACCGTGCTGACCGGCGCCGGGGTCGCGGCCGCCGGTCCGATCGCGTTCATCGGGCTCGCCGTGCCGCACATCGCGCGCGCCGTCGTCGGCTCCGACCACCGCTGGATGCTGCCGATGGCCGCGCTCATCGGACCGGTGCTGCTGCTGGTCGCGGACGTGCTCGGGCGGGTGGTGGTGCCCCCGGGCGAGGTTCCGGCCGGGGTGATGACCGCCCTCATCGGGGTGCCGTTCCTCGTCGCGCTGGTCCGCCGGAAGGCGGTCGCCGCGTGA
- a CDS encoding HAD family hydrolase: MGGMNLTVGFDLDMTLIDSRPGIKAAYQALSAETGTFIDADAAVTRLGPPLDEELAHWFPADEIPAMAERYREIYPTHAIAPTPAMPGAREAIAAVRALGGRAIVVTAKHEPNARLHLAHLGIEPDAVIGWLWAEAKAVALREYGAQVYVGDHVGDVRGARTAGALSVAVPTGPCPEPELRAAGADVVLADLTALPQWLAGYVAAARPAPDAA, translated from the coding sequence ATGGGCGGTATGAACCTCACCGTCGGCTTCGACCTCGACATGACCCTGATCGATTCCCGCCCGGGCATCAAGGCCGCCTACCAGGCCCTCTCGGCGGAGACGGGCACGTTCATCGATGCCGACGCGGCCGTCACCCGGCTCGGGCCGCCCCTCGACGAGGAGCTCGCGCACTGGTTCCCGGCGGACGAGATCCCGGCCATGGCGGAGCGCTACCGGGAGATCTATCCCACACACGCCATCGCCCCGACCCCGGCCATGCCCGGCGCCCGCGAGGCCATCGCCGCCGTCCGCGCGCTCGGCGGCCGCGCCATCGTCGTCACCGCCAAGCACGAGCCCAACGCCCGGCTGCACCTGGCGCATCTCGGCATCGAACCGGACGCGGTGATCGGCTGGCTCTGGGCCGAGGCCAAGGCCGTGGCGCTGCGCGAGTACGGGGCGCAGGTCTACGTCGGCGACCACGTGGGCGACGTGCGCGGGGCCCGGACGGCCGGAGCCCTGTCGGTGGCCGTCCCGACCGGCCCGTGCCCGGAGCCGGAACTGCGGGCGGCCGGCGCCGACGTGGTGCTGGCCGACCTGACCGCGCTGCCGCAGTGGCTCGCCGGGTACGTGGCCGCCGCCCGGCCCGCTCCGGACGCCGCCTGA